Proteins from one Ricinus communis isolate WT05 ecotype wild-type chromosome 9, ASM1957865v1, whole genome shotgun sequence genomic window:
- the LOC8279846 gene encoding aconitate hydratase, cytoplasmic isoform X1, which yields MYLPNSPYSSSSALLRSSHLVSRISSLSPKFPSPTSFRSLSPSSFRYQNSRSFSFSSALRSLPCAVSRWSHRVDWRSPISLRAQAPAASPVIERKLSTIASEHPFKGIFTSLPKPGGGEFGKFYSLTALDDPRIDRLPYSIKILLESAIRNCDNFQVAKEHVEKIIDWENTSLKQVEIPFKPARVLLQDFTGVPAVVDLACMRDAIKNLGSDPKKINPLVPVDLVVDHSVQVDVTRSENAVQANMENEFQRNKERFAFLKWGASAFQNMLVVPPGSGIVHQVNLEYLGRVVFNTDGLLYPDSLVGTDSHTTMIDGLGVAGWGVGGIEAEATMLGQPMSMVLPGVVGFKLSGKLRDGVTATDLVLTVTQMLRKHGVVGKFVEFYGDGMDELSLADRATIANMSPEYGATMGFFPVDHATLQYLKLTGRSDETVAMIEAYLRANKMFVDYNEPQEEQVYTSYLQLDLADVEPCVSGPKRPHDRVPLKEMKADWQKCLDNRAGFKGFGVPKEEQDKVAKFSFHGQPAELKHGSVVIAAITSCTNTSNPSVMLGAGLVAKKACELGLQVKPWIKTSLAPGSGVVTKYLLQSGLQRYLNELGFHIVGYGCTTCIGNSGELDPSVASAISDNDIIAAAVLSGNRNFEGRVHPLTRANYLASPPLVVAYALAGTVNIDFEEEPIGTNKDGKNIYFKDVWPTNDEIAEVVQSNVLPSMFKSTYEAITKGNPMWSQLSIPTSVLYSWDPKSTYIHEPPYFEDMTMDPPGPHGVKDAYCLLTFGDSITTDHISPAGSIHKDSPAAKYLLERGVEPKDFNSYGSRRGNDEVMARGTFANIRLVNKLLNGEVGPKTIHIPTGEKLHVFDAAMRYKEAGENTIVLAGAEYGSGSSRDWAAKGPMLLGVKAVIAKSFERIHRGNLVGMGIIPLCFKPGEDADTLGLTGHERYTIDLPDKISEIRPGQEVGVKTDTGKSFACRVRFDTEVELAYFDHGGILPYVIRNLSKE from the exons atgTACTTACCAAATTCtccttattcttcttcttcagcaCTCCTCAGGTCTTCCCACTTAGTTTCTAGAATCTCCTCTCTCTCACCGAAATTCCCTTCTCCTACGTCGTTCCGTTCCCTTTCTCCTTCGTCGTTTCGCTATCAGAATTCTCGTTCTTTTAGCTTCTCCTCGGCGTTACGTTCGTTACCTTGCGCTGTTTCACGCTGGAGCCATAGAGTTGATTGGCGCTCACCGATCAGTCTTCGGGCTCAGGCTCCAGCGGCCTCGCCGGTAATCGAGCGAAAGCTTTCTACTATTG CATCTGAACATCCTTTCAAGGGGATTTTTACCAGCCTTCCCAAACCTGGTGGTGGAGAGTTTGGAAAGTTCTATAGCTTAACTGCTTTGGATGATCCCAGAATAG ACAGATTGCCATATTCTATAAAGATACTTTTGGAATCAGCAATACGTAATTGTGATAACTTCCAAGTTGCAAAAGAACATGTGGAGAAAATTATTGACTGGGAAAATACATCTCTCAAGCAAGTTGAAATCCCCTTCAAGCCTGCTCGTGTTCTTTTACAG GATTTTACAGGAGTACCAGCAGTGGTTGACCTTGCTTGTATGCGCGATGCTATAAAGAATCTTGGCAGTGATCCTAAAAAAATCAACCCATTG GTTCCTGTAGACCTTGTTGTTGATCACTCAGTTCAGGTAGATGTTACAAGATCTGAAAATGCAGTCCAAGCAAATATGGAAAATGAATTTCAGAGGAACAAAGAGAGATTTGCTTTCCTCAAATGGGGTGCTTCTGCTTTCCAGAACATGCTTGTTGTTCCACCTGGATCAGGAATTGTTCATCAG GTTAACTTGGAGTATCTTGGACGTGTTGTCTTTAACACTGATGGCCTCCTCTATCCTGATAGCTTGGTTGGTACTGACTCGCACACGACTATGATTGATGGGTTAGGAGTTGCTGGCTGGGGTGTTGGAGGAATTGAAGCAGAAGCAACAATGCTTGGTCAG CCTATGAGCATGGTCTTGCCAGGTGTTGTTGGATTCAAATTGTCTGGAAAGTTGCGTGATGGTGTCACAGCAACTGACTTGGTTTTGACTGTGACCCAAATGCTGAGAAAGCATGGCGTTGTTGGCAAGTTTGTTGAGTTTTACG GTGATGGAATGGACGAATTGTCATTGGCTGATAGGGCCACTATTGCAAATATGTCTCCTGAATATGGAGCTACCATGGGCTTTTTTCCTGTGGATCATGCTACTTTGCAGTACCTTAAATTAACAGGAAGGAGTGATGAGACT GTTGCAATGATAGAAGCATACTTGCGCGCAAACAAAATGTTTGTCGACTACAATGAG CCTCAAGAAGAGCAAGTGTATACTTCTTACTTGCAATTGGACCTAGCAGATGTTGAACCCTGCGTTTCAGGACCAAAGAG ACCTCATGATCGGGTTCCtttgaaagaaatgaaggCTGACTGGCAGAAATGTCTTGATAACCGGGCTGGTTTTAAG GGCTTTGGTGTGCCAAAGGAAGAACAAGATAAGGTGGCAAAGTTCTCATTCCATGGGCAGCCTGCTGAACTTAAACATGGAAGTGTTGTTATTGCTGCCATTACAAGTTGTACAAACACATCAAACCCCAGTGTTATGCTTGGGGCTGGTCTTGTTGCAAAAAAAGCTTGTGAACTTGGTTTGCAG GTTAAGCCATGGATTAAAACTAGTCTTGCTCCAGGTTCTGGAGTAGTCACAAAATACTTGCTCCAGAG TGGCCTGCAACGCTACTTGAATGAGCTGGGCTTTCACATTGTTGGTTATGGTTGCACCACTTGTATTGGGAATTCTGGAGAACTTGATCCATCTGTTGCTTCTGCAATTTCAGATAATG ACATTATTGCTGCAGCTGTGCTTTCTGGAAATCGGAACTTTGAAGGCCGTGTTCATCCACTTACAAGAGCTAACTACCTTGCTTCACCTCCATTAGTTGTTGCCTATGCACTGGCTGGCACG GTTAATATTGACTTTGAGGAGGAGCCAATTGGAACTAACAAGGATGGAAAGAATATATACTTCAAGGATGTTTGGCCTACTAACGATGAAATAGCTGAG GTTGTACAATCTAATGTCTTACCGAGCATGTTCAAAAGCACTTATGAGGCTATCACAAAAGGCAATCCCATGTGGAGTCAGCTGTCTATCCCTACTTCCGTACTTTACTCGTGGGATCCAAAATCAACATACATCCATGAGCCACCATATTTCGAGGACATGACTATGGACCCGCCAGGTCCTCATGGGGTGAAGGATGCTTACTGCTTGCTAACATTTGGAGACAGCATAACTACTGATCATATTTCCCCCGCAGGCAGCATCCATAAAGACAGCCCTGCAGCCAAATATCTCCTTGAGCGTGGGGTTGAACCTAAAGACTTCAACTCTTATGGTAGCCGTCGGGGCAATGACGAAGTAATGGCAAGAGGCACATTTGCCAACATTCGCCTCGTCAACAAGCTTTTAAATGGAGAAGTGGGCCCAAAAACTATCCACATTCCTACAGGAGAGAAGCTTCATGTGTTTGATGCAGCAATG AGATACAAGGAAGCTGGGGAGAACACTATTGTCCTGGCAGGAGCAGAGTATGGAAGTGGCAGCTCTCGAGATTGGGCTGCCAAGGGTCCAATGCTGCTG GGAGTGAAAGCAGTGATTGCCAAGAGCTTTGAGAGAATTCATCGAGGTAACCTAGTTGGCATGGGTATCATTCCTCTATGTTTCAAGCCTGGTGAGGACGCAGACACATTAGGATTGACGGGTCATGAGCGATACACTATTGACCTTCCAGACAAGATCAGTGAGATAAGGCCTGGACAAGAAGTTGGTGTTAAAACTGACACTGGCAAATCTTTCGCTTGCAGGGTGCGCTTTGACACGGAG GTTGAGTTGGCATATTTTGATCATGGGGGCATCCTCCCATACGTCATTAGAAACCTTAGTAAAGAGTAA
- the LOC8279846 gene encoding aconitate hydratase, cytoplasmic isoform X2 has product MRDAIKNLGSDPKKINPLVPVDLVVDHSVQVDVTRSENAVQANMENEFQRNKERFAFLKWGASAFQNMLVVPPGSGIVHQVNLEYLGRVVFNTDGLLYPDSLVGTDSHTTMIDGLGVAGWGVGGIEAEATMLGQPMSMVLPGVVGFKLSGKLRDGVTATDLVLTVTQMLRKHGVVGKFVEFYGDGMDELSLADRATIANMSPEYGATMGFFPVDHATLQYLKLTGRSDETVAMIEAYLRANKMFVDYNEPQEEQVYTSYLQLDLADVEPCVSGPKRPHDRVPLKEMKADWQKCLDNRAGFKGFGVPKEEQDKVAKFSFHGQPAELKHGSVVIAAITSCTNTSNPSVMLGAGLVAKKACELGLQVKPWIKTSLAPGSGVVTKYLLQSGLQRYLNELGFHIVGYGCTTCIGNSGELDPSVASAISDNDIIAAAVLSGNRNFEGRVHPLTRANYLASPPLVVAYALAGTVNIDFEEEPIGTNKDGKNIYFKDVWPTNDEIAEVVQSNVLPSMFKSTYEAITKGNPMWSQLSIPTSVLYSWDPKSTYIHEPPYFEDMTMDPPGPHGVKDAYCLLTFGDSITTDHISPAGSIHKDSPAAKYLLERGVEPKDFNSYGSRRGNDEVMARGTFANIRLVNKLLNGEVGPKTIHIPTGEKLHVFDAAMRYKEAGENTIVLAGAEYGSGSSRDWAAKGPMLLGVKAVIAKSFERIHRGNLVGMGIIPLCFKPGEDADTLGLTGHERYTIDLPDKISEIRPGQEVGVKTDTGKSFACRVRFDTEVELAYFDHGGILPYVIRNLSKE; this is encoded by the exons ATGCGCGATGCTATAAAGAATCTTGGCAGTGATCCTAAAAAAATCAACCCATTG GTTCCTGTAGACCTTGTTGTTGATCACTCAGTTCAGGTAGATGTTACAAGATCTGAAAATGCAGTCCAAGCAAATATGGAAAATGAATTTCAGAGGAACAAAGAGAGATTTGCTTTCCTCAAATGGGGTGCTTCTGCTTTCCAGAACATGCTTGTTGTTCCACCTGGATCAGGAATTGTTCATCAG GTTAACTTGGAGTATCTTGGACGTGTTGTCTTTAACACTGATGGCCTCCTCTATCCTGATAGCTTGGTTGGTACTGACTCGCACACGACTATGATTGATGGGTTAGGAGTTGCTGGCTGGGGTGTTGGAGGAATTGAAGCAGAAGCAACAATGCTTGGTCAG CCTATGAGCATGGTCTTGCCAGGTGTTGTTGGATTCAAATTGTCTGGAAAGTTGCGTGATGGTGTCACAGCAACTGACTTGGTTTTGACTGTGACCCAAATGCTGAGAAAGCATGGCGTTGTTGGCAAGTTTGTTGAGTTTTACG GTGATGGAATGGACGAATTGTCATTGGCTGATAGGGCCACTATTGCAAATATGTCTCCTGAATATGGAGCTACCATGGGCTTTTTTCCTGTGGATCATGCTACTTTGCAGTACCTTAAATTAACAGGAAGGAGTGATGAGACT GTTGCAATGATAGAAGCATACTTGCGCGCAAACAAAATGTTTGTCGACTACAATGAG CCTCAAGAAGAGCAAGTGTATACTTCTTACTTGCAATTGGACCTAGCAGATGTTGAACCCTGCGTTTCAGGACCAAAGAG ACCTCATGATCGGGTTCCtttgaaagaaatgaaggCTGACTGGCAGAAATGTCTTGATAACCGGGCTGGTTTTAAG GGCTTTGGTGTGCCAAAGGAAGAACAAGATAAGGTGGCAAAGTTCTCATTCCATGGGCAGCCTGCTGAACTTAAACATGGAAGTGTTGTTATTGCTGCCATTACAAGTTGTACAAACACATCAAACCCCAGTGTTATGCTTGGGGCTGGTCTTGTTGCAAAAAAAGCTTGTGAACTTGGTTTGCAG GTTAAGCCATGGATTAAAACTAGTCTTGCTCCAGGTTCTGGAGTAGTCACAAAATACTTGCTCCAGAG TGGCCTGCAACGCTACTTGAATGAGCTGGGCTTTCACATTGTTGGTTATGGTTGCACCACTTGTATTGGGAATTCTGGAGAACTTGATCCATCTGTTGCTTCTGCAATTTCAGATAATG ACATTATTGCTGCAGCTGTGCTTTCTGGAAATCGGAACTTTGAAGGCCGTGTTCATCCACTTACAAGAGCTAACTACCTTGCTTCACCTCCATTAGTTGTTGCCTATGCACTGGCTGGCACG GTTAATATTGACTTTGAGGAGGAGCCAATTGGAACTAACAAGGATGGAAAGAATATATACTTCAAGGATGTTTGGCCTACTAACGATGAAATAGCTGAG GTTGTACAATCTAATGTCTTACCGAGCATGTTCAAAAGCACTTATGAGGCTATCACAAAAGGCAATCCCATGTGGAGTCAGCTGTCTATCCCTACTTCCGTACTTTACTCGTGGGATCCAAAATCAACATACATCCATGAGCCACCATATTTCGAGGACATGACTATGGACCCGCCAGGTCCTCATGGGGTGAAGGATGCTTACTGCTTGCTAACATTTGGAGACAGCATAACTACTGATCATATTTCCCCCGCAGGCAGCATCCATAAAGACAGCCCTGCAGCCAAATATCTCCTTGAGCGTGGGGTTGAACCTAAAGACTTCAACTCTTATGGTAGCCGTCGGGGCAATGACGAAGTAATGGCAAGAGGCACATTTGCCAACATTCGCCTCGTCAACAAGCTTTTAAATGGAGAAGTGGGCCCAAAAACTATCCACATTCCTACAGGAGAGAAGCTTCATGTGTTTGATGCAGCAATG AGATACAAGGAAGCTGGGGAGAACACTATTGTCCTGGCAGGAGCAGAGTATGGAAGTGGCAGCTCTCGAGATTGGGCTGCCAAGGGTCCAATGCTGCTG GGAGTGAAAGCAGTGATTGCCAAGAGCTTTGAGAGAATTCATCGAGGTAACCTAGTTGGCATGGGTATCATTCCTCTATGTTTCAAGCCTGGTGAGGACGCAGACACATTAGGATTGACGGGTCATGAGCGATACACTATTGACCTTCCAGACAAGATCAGTGAGATAAGGCCTGGACAAGAAGTTGGTGTTAAAACTGACACTGGCAAATCTTTCGCTTGCAGGGTGCGCTTTGACACGGAG GTTGAGTTGGCATATTTTGATCATGGGGGCATCCTCCCATACGTCATTAGAAACCTTAGTAAAGAGTAA
- the LOC8279848 gene encoding uncharacterized protein LOC8279848: MKPISRRRSSECYYRYLKPGALAQLRNSKISARSHNKPISIISLINHPVDESSPPPMTTHHQISVGDGEQVVVPCLVSKTYGPRCLKRKKLMAARSVFFLNLESADNDSSITLFNNDSLVAH, encoded by the coding sequence ATGAAGCCCatttcaagaagaagaagcagtgAATGCTATTACAGATATTTGAAACCAGGAGCACTTGCCCAACTcagaaattctaaaatcagCGCTAGATCTCATAATAAACCCATTAGTATCATCTCTTTAATCAACCACCCAGTTGATGAGTCATCGCCGCCGCCAATGACGACCCATCATCAGATTTCGGTGGGTGATGGGGAGCAAGTTGTTGTTCCTTGCCTAGTCAGCAAGACCTACGGTCCCAGATgccttaaaagaaaaaaacttatGGCTGCTAGATctgttttctttctcaatttgGAGTCTGCTGATAATGATTCTTCAATTACTCTGTTTAATAATGATTCTCTTGTTGCTCATTAA
- the LOC8279847 gene encoding uncharacterized protein LOC8279847 isoform X1 yields MSKLFARISGFFSSRTFVGNDKAGNRYFTRTEEIDGIMKEKRWVVFRGEDDPTSIPVEWICWLNGQRKKAPTPEEMIELEARRELVRKNVALLKKEEEERRAKEGSSRKVVSTGKVGGPDLKSFIQQIPTSSKEKQKTSLRMQKKNHGQRLRNQQDQVQPSGQGHGNHQHNILSRTIDHPYNSHSNCHEDPGSSFLLDLTNFTKILFEICDGKLGIVYPFYV; encoded by the exons ATGTCAAAGCTATTTGCAAGAATTTCTGGGTTCTTTAGTAGCCGAACTTTTGTGGGCAACGACAAGGCAGGTAACCGGTACTTCACGAGAACTGAAGAGATTGATGGTATCA tgaaagagaaaagatGGGTAGTATTCAGAGGAGAGGATGATCCGACCTCCATTCCAG TTGAATGGATTTGCTGGTTGAACGGGCAGCGCAAAAAGGCTCCTACACCTGAG GAAATGATTGAACTCGAAGCAAGGCGTGAGCTTGTGAGGAAAAATGTAGCTC TtctcaaaaaagaagaagaggaaaggAGAGCTAAAGAAGGCAGTTCTCGCAAAGTCGTTAGTACTG GTAAGGTTGGAGGTCCGGACTTGAAAAGTTTCATTCAGCAAATTCCCACTTCTTCAAAAG AGAAACAGAAGACGAGCCTGAGAATGCAGAAAAAGAACCATGGGCAAC GTCTTCGGAACCAACAGGATCAGGTGCAGCCTTCAGGCCAGGGACATGGCAACCACCAACATAATATACTCTCTCGCACTATTGACCACCCATACAACAGTCATAGTAATTGCCATGAAGATCCTGGTTCCAGTTTTCTGCTAGATTTAACAAACTTCACCAAAATACTTTTCGAAATATGTGATGGAAAATTAGGCATTGTTTATCCTTTTTATGTTTAG
- the LOC8279855 gene encoding protein translation factor SUI1 homolog 2, translating to MVDLEVQIPTAFDPFSEAKDSGAKDYVHIRIYQRNGKKNLTTVQGLPKEYSLEKILKSLKKEFCCNGNVVQDKDLGKIIQLQGDQRKNVQSFLVSANLVRKDLIKIHGF from the coding sequence ATGGTTGATCTAGAAGTTCAAATTCCCACAGCTTTTGATCCATTCTCCGAGGCAAAGGATTCAGGTGCTAAAGATTATGTACATATCCGTATATACCAGAGGAATGGAAAGAAGAACTTGACTACAGTTCAAGGCCTTCCTAAAGAATACAGCTTAGAGAAAATTCTCAAGTCTCTGAAGAAGGAATTCTGTTGTAATGGGAATGTTGTGCAGGATAAAGACCTTGGGAAGATAATCCAGCTACAAGGAGATCAGCGCAAGAACGTCCAGAGTTTCCTTGTTAGTGCTAATCTCGTCAGGAAGGATCTGATCAAGATTCATGGTTTTTGA
- the LOC8279854 gene encoding uncharacterized protein LOC8279854 — protein MEKGKATAKEITDSIKKLDFRSNLNSKSSYFSSTFHSSRSSYKKITPPSLVSLCLGVVGKHLEDIIGELSEIAVGFPAHVKMALAAISRRRKLLTDDVIISLADSSWEILDLSGSDVTDSGLMNIAEICKFLRAVDISRCHNITAAGVSEVIKHCKSLQTLRCGGCPRSDYCARNSLYILKPKLNDMEGDSWEELDTAEIGHGAESLRWLVWPKIDKNSMEIMDTECPRIIVNPKPSPFGFRGIEVPKEALPDMVLDDPIVKDIDPKTWATHGFAPKPVASSLSSSTELSMAEKFRLAFVERDTRLAPKRAKNARQHQRRAEKELMMMNTKAKALALASRASKSLRN, from the exons ATGGAAAAAGGCAAAGCAACAGCAAAGGAAATAACAGACTCAATAAAGAAACTGGATTTCCGTTCcaacttgaattccaaatctTCTTATTTTAGTTCCACCTTTCATTCTTCAA GATCGAGTTACAAGAAGATAACACCTCCAAGTTTAGTAAGCTTATGCCTTGGAGTTGTTGGGAAGCATTTGGAGGATATTATTGGAGAGTTGAGTGAGATTGCTGTTGGCTTTCCAGCTCATGTTAAG ATGGCACTTGCAGCAATTTCTAGGAGAAGAAAATTGCTGACTGATGATGTCATCATTTCTCTAGCTGATAGTTCCTGGGAAATTCTTGACCTTTCTGGTTCTGATGTCACTGATTCTGGCTTAATGAACATAGCTGAAATCTGCAAGTTTCTTCGAGCTGTAGATATAAG CCGATGCCACAATATTACTGCTGCTGGTGTCTCGGAAGTTATTAAGCACTGCAAGTCATTGCAAACATTGAGATGCGG AGGGTGCCCGAGGAGTGACTACTGTGCACGCAACTCCTTGTATATATTGAAACCAAAGCTGAATGATATGGAGGGGGATTCGTGGGAGGAGCTTGATACTGCTGAAATTGGTCATGGTGCAGAATCCCTGCGTTGGCTTGTGTGG CCGaagattgataaaaattcaatGGAGATCATGGACACCGAGTGCCCACGTATAATAGTCAATCCCAAGCCGTCGCCCTTTGGCTTTAGAGGAATAGAGGTTCCTAAAGAAGCATTACCAGACATGGTGTTGGATGATCCTATTGTCAAAGATATTGATCCTAAAACATGGGCTACGCATGGGTTTGCACCAAAGCCTGTAGCTTCCTCCCTTTCAAGCTCAACTGAGTTGTCCATGGCAGAAAAGTTCAGACTCGCTTTCGTTGAAAGAGACACGCGCTTAGCACCAAAACGAGCAAAGAACGCAAGACAACATCAGCGCCGTGCGGAGAAGgaattgatgatgatgaataCAAAAGCCAAAGCATTGGCTCTGGCATCACGAGCAAGCAAGTCGCTTAGGAACTAG
- the LOC8279847 gene encoding uncharacterized protein LOC8279847 isoform X2 has protein sequence MSKLFARISGFFSSRTFVGNDKAGNRYFTRTEEIDGIMKEKRWVVFRGEDDPTSIPVEWICWLNGQRKKAPTPEEMIELEARRELVRKNVALLKKEEEERRAKEGSSRKVVSTGKVGGPDLKSFIQQIPTSSKGIKLEEESYATNRARETEDEPENAEKEPWATSSEPTGSGAAFRPGTWQPPT, from the exons ATGTCAAAGCTATTTGCAAGAATTTCTGGGTTCTTTAGTAGCCGAACTTTTGTGGGCAACGACAAGGCAGGTAACCGGTACTTCACGAGAACTGAAGAGATTGATGGTATCA tgaaagagaaaagatGGGTAGTATTCAGAGGAGAGGATGATCCGACCTCCATTCCAG TTGAATGGATTTGCTGGTTGAACGGGCAGCGCAAAAAGGCTCCTACACCTGAG GAAATGATTGAACTCGAAGCAAGGCGTGAGCTTGTGAGGAAAAATGTAGCTC TtctcaaaaaagaagaagaggaaaggAGAGCTAAAGAAGGCAGTTCTCGCAAAGTCGTTAGTACTG GTAAGGTTGGAGGTCCGGACTTGAAAAGTTTCATTCAGCAAATTCCCACTTCTTCAAAAG GTATCAAGCTTGAGGAAGAATCATATGCAACGAATAGAGCGAG AGAAACAGAAGACGAGCCTGAGAATGCAGAAAAAGAACCATGGGCAAC GTCTTCGGAACCAACAGGATCAGGTGCAGCCTTCAGGCCAGGGACATGGCAACCACCAACATAA
- the LOC8279844 gene encoding AUGMIN subunit 4: MVKGTGQTMPADVAQVIDQLERHCLAPDGSLISKSAYYDLQLAREEMCRERLRYLEAMAIYCEAIGMVEEYQQAVSVGNLGGIRDIQGLYPQLSLKNSPQVYECLEHRLVVAEAAQKLRLPLISKDGEIHEEEIEKWSIMSRSSLDSTSTSVTISSSSNSINYTISSANSTAGAANNALSLAAADSAEPGVGGVPDRFLGITPAYLWQTQLQQMPLTMDTADYQMSLSHEIEARLKDKCDKLADAFVDDIDSSSTGQNSIARLPERVKLIIEEIEREEAALREDLYSADRKFAEYYNVLEQILVVLIKLVKDLKLQHQHKYDDLQKTWLCKRCETMSAKLRVLEHVLLLETYTQESIPALHKIRKYLVEATEEASMAYNKAVTRLREYQGVDPHFDTIARQYHDIVKRLESMQWTIHQVEMDLKRLPDHPST; this comes from the exons ATGGTAAAAGGAACAGGCCAAACCATGCCCGCTGACGTGGCTCAAGTGATCGACCAGCTAGAACGCCACTGCTTAGCACCTGATGGATCTCTAATTTCAAAATCTGCATACTATGACCTCCAACTT GCCAGAGAGGAAATGTGTAGAGAAAGATTGCGCTATTTAGAAGCAATg GCAATTTACTGTGAAGCTATTGGTATGGTGGAAGAGTATCAGCAAGCAGTTTCAGTGGGTAATCTAGGTGGCATTCGTGATATCCAAGGGTTATATCCGCAACTTAGCTTGAAGAATTCTCCTCAG GTTTACGAGTGTCTAGAACATCGGTTGGTTGTAGCTGAAGCGGCTCAGAAACTGAGGCTTCCTCTTATATCAAAGGATGGTGAAATCCATGAGGAGGAAATTGAAAAATGGAGTATAATGTCACGAAGCTCTCTTGATAGTACAAGTACCAGTGTCACGATCAGCTCAAGCtctaattcaataaattatacaATTAGTTCTGCCAACAGCACTGCTGGTGCAGCAAATAATGCCCTTTCTCTTGCTGCTGCTGATTCAGCAGAACCTGGAGTTGGTGGTGTTCCTGATCGCTTTCTTGGTATAACACCTGCCTATTTATGGCAAACACAGCTCCAGCAGATGCCACTGACGATG GATACAGCAGATTACCAGATGTCACTTTCCCACGAGATTGAAGCACGTCTGAAGGATAAATGTGATAAGTTAGCTGATGCTTTTGTTGATGATATTG ACTCTTCGTCCACTGGCCAAAATTCAATTGCACGGCTTCCAGAAAG GGTTAAATTGATCATTGAGGAAATTGAAAGGGAAGAAGCTGCTCTGCGGGAGGATCTCTACTCCGCAGATAGAAAATTTGCAGAATACTACAAT GTCTTAGAGCAGATACTGGTGGTGCTCATTAAGCTTGTAAAAGATTTGAAGTTGCAGCATCAGCATAAATAT GATGATCTACAGAAAACTTGGCTGTGTAAAAGGTGTGAGACCATGAGTGCAAAACTAAG GGTTCTGGAGCATGTTCTCCTacttgaaacatatacccAGGAGTCCATACCAGCCCTTCATAAGATAAG GAAGTACCTTGTGGAGGCTACAGAAGAAGCTTCTATGGCGTACAACAAAGCG GTTACACGCCTACGTGAGTATCAAGGGGTAGATCCTCATTTCGATACGATAGCAAGACAATACCATGATATTGTAAAG AGATTGGAAAGTATGCAATGGACGATCCATCAAGTCGAAATGGACTTGAAACGGTTACCAGATCATCCAAGCACATAA